TGCCATGAACGGCGACATTATGTCAGAACGCTTAGAAAAACTTATAGAGTcaaaaataaatgacattgtgaAAAGAACTCTGGCCGAACTGGACCACAAAACCGTTTCCGATGCTACACAACAATGTACGAAACCTACCAAGGACAGCGTCACTGTTCCATCCGGGTCAGAAGATAAGTCAAGGGAAGACAACCAGCCTTCAGCATCTACGTCTAGCTTACCTACGTCAGGTACTGGTGACTCTGGGTGTTTTGACTCATTAACGCTACAAACATAACCTACTATCCCACTCTTTGCATCGGTTCCCaccaaaatcaaagaaaaaatttggttaaatgaatatttatatttctcTTCTACATTTAATGAGACAAAAGAATCCTTCCAGTTCACAATTTCCCAGGAAGGCGTTTCCTCCATTAGGCAAACAAACGCTAAAAAATTCATAACAATTGAACAATGGACAGACACATTCGCTATATTTTCCTCTGCCTACAGATAAAAATATCCAGAACAAGCCGAGCAATTGGCACAGTATGCCAATACTATCAGGTCAATTGCAAAAGCAAGAGGTAATTGGCATTTCTATGATACCAATTTCCGCCAGCTCAGGCAACACCACCCTGTCCCTTGGGACTCAATTAACCACGAGCTTTTTATCAAGGTCCACAATCAGAAACAGCCCTTTCGCTTCACGGGCCCAAAAACGGGTCATCCAAGAAAATCCTGCCACAAGTTCAACAGGGGCAAACACTGTCAAGGATGCAATTACCCCCGCAAATGTAGGAATTGCTTTGGAAACCACCCCAAGTTTAAGTGCTGGAAAAAGTCTGGAGAAGCATCCCAGCAAAACCCAACCTCTACCTCAGTTCAAATCCCCTCGAGTAGGCCAAACCTTCAAGCAAAAAAGTTCTCCCAGAAATGATCAGACAGATATTGTTACACCGGTTAATTCGGAAAACCTGTCAGACTTACTCAACGGTTAACacccaaaattaaataaatatcttgTCAATGGTTTCCGCTGTGGGTTCAGTATCAATTTTCAAGGTTCCAGAACCAGCTCAAATAGCCCAAACTTCAAAACTGCAAAAGACCATGCTTCGGTGGTTGCTGCAAAACTTTCAAAAGAACTCGAAGCAAATCGAATTGCAGGTCCTTTTACTGAAATACCGTTAGAGTTTCCCCAATTGGCGTTGTACCCAAAGAAGAGCAGGAAGAGTTTAGAATGACACACCACCTGTCATATCCCCGCAACTCCGGTAATTCGGTTAATGATCAGATACCTTCCTCATGTACAGAGGTTTCCTATGAATCTATTGAGGATGCCACAGCTAACttaaaatttatgggtagatgtgCATTCATGGCAAAAACAGACATACAGTCAGCTTTTAGAATCATACCTGTCCATCCGGATGACCGCAGTCTTTTAGGTTTCAAATGGTCCAACCAGTTTTACTATGATAAATATCAGCCTATGGGTGTATCCTCCAGCTGCCAGATCTTTGAAACATTTAGCACAGCGCTCAAATGGATAGCTCAAAACAAATTTGGGATTTGCTGTATAGTTAAAATTCTCGATGACTTCCTCTTTATAGCGCCCACTTTCGCCGAGGCACAAAAAGCCCTCAGTTTTTTCTGTAAGATGTGCGATATACTAGGTGTCCCTCTTAATGCCGAAAAGACATTTGCCCCTAATACAGTCATGACCTTTCTTGGGATCACATTAGATTCTGTTTTAATGTAGGCAAGGCTACCAGACGATAAGTTGGCCAAAGCAGTGTCTCTCCTGCAGGAATTGTGCAGCAAAAATACTTGCACATTGAGAGTTCTTTCATCCCTGATATGCTTGCTTACCTTTGCATGTTCGGTTGTCAAACCCGGAAGGGCCTTTCTGCGAAGACTGATAAACTTGTCAATAGGGGTTAAAAAACAGCACTTTAAAGTAAAACTAAGATCATCTGCCAATTTTTGAAAGCAGATATGCTAATGTAGTTAAAGTTCCTGAATGATTTTAATGGGGTATCAGTGTTTTTCAATGACAGGTTACTGACAAGCGACAGCCTCTGTTTGTATACTGACGCCTCTGGAGCGATAGGTTATGGCGCTGTTTATAAAAGCAACTGGTTCTTTGGGGCTTTTCCTAAGGAGTGGCATAAAGCCAACATAGCTTTTCTTGAATTTTATCCAATACTTTTAGCTGTTTTCACTTGGGGGCATCTTTGGAAAAATCACACCATTGTTTTTTGCACTGACAATGAAGCTCTGGTAGCTATCATCAACAACAGTCTGCAAAATTTAATTTCCGTTATGTTTCTATTAAGGAAACTAGTACTGTATTGTCTTCAGCAAAATATTCATCTCATAGCTCGGCACGTAAAGGGCAAAGACAATAGCATAGCTGACGCTCTCTCGCTTTCAGATTCAGCGTTTCAGACAGTTAGCTCCCTTCTGCAACCAGGAACCAGCAACAATAAGCCAAGCCCTTCAGCCGAAGACAATATGCAAGGAGTTGAAAGTCTGTTAAGTGCATCACTAGATCCGGCTATGTAGCTTTCTTACAACAAAAACCAATGACCTCTAAGTCCATAACTACATATCTGTCAGGTATAAGTTGCATCCACAGACTCGCTGGTATGAGTGACCCTTCAGGTCATTTTCTGGTCACAAACCTCGTTAAAGGGGCACAACGTCTAGCTCCTTCTTATTACCGTATTAAACAAACTAACGGACGCGCTGCAACATACATGCGAAACCTATTATCACCAAAAGCTATTCATAGCTATGTTCCTGTTTGCATTCAATGCTTTTGCCCAATGCAGCGAGATTACTCTATCAAAACCAGGCACGAAGTCTTTTATCTTAAAGTTAGCTGATGTAGAGTTAACCTATAAAGAGAAGAAGCCAACAACAGTCACAGTTACGTTTAGATATGTCAAACACAATTATGGTAAACCTCATGTACTTTCATTCTCACACGGGCATACGAATATTTCACCACCTGTCGCAATGCATGATTACCTTACTCTACGAGGTAGACATGACGGTCTTTTGTTTGCTTTGACATCAGGCCTACCAGTCCCACgcaaaatgtttgaaaagaaaCTTGCGTCCACATTAAATTTCTGTGAACTTGACGGAAAGAAATACAAATCACACAGCTTTAGTATAGGAAAAGCTACTGACTGTGCTCAAAGAGGCTATTCTGATGCAAATATTAGGTCTTTGGGTCGTTGGAACAGCAATGCCTTCCAAAAATGTATACGAAACTCTGAATAGGGCTCATGAAAATAGCATGCGGCATGCTGTGGCTTGCGGTATGTGATTTTCAGACTAAATAGTGTTTCTTAAACATAGACTCATTTTCATATATGCGCCAAGGTTATATGCTGGGGCTTAAAGCCTGTTATTACATGCGTAAGGTACTCTACACCCAGAGTTATCAGTTACTATTACGAATTGCTTGTATTATACATAGTTGTTTCATATTTCAGTTGTATGTAATGGTTTATAACAAATTATATTGTCAATTTAACGTGTATGGTTATGTGCTTGGGCTCATAGCCGTTTTTAACATTGGGTTCTATCTTCTACTTACATTGTATATAATTTTGCGACTTTAAACGTTCGGTATCGCTATTTCTTCATTCAAGTTGAAAACACAAAGGTTTAAAGGTTATGTGCTCTGGGCTCATAAccgttaaaacacatttttaaatttcagtctgGTCAGTTAATTTATGCCAAAGAGTCTGTAGTTTTTAGCATGTTGC
The Mercenaria mercenaria strain notata chromosome 10, MADL_Memer_1, whole genome shotgun sequence genome window above contains:
- the LOC128546406 gene encoding uncharacterized protein LOC128546406; translated protein: MFLFAFNAFAQCSEITLSKPGTKSFILKLADVELTYKEKKPTTVTVTFRYVKHNYGKPHVLSFSHGHTNISPPVAMHDYLTLRGRHDGLLFALTSGLPVPRKMFEKKLASTLNFCELDGKKYKSHSFSIGKATDCAQRGYSDANIRSLGRWNSNAFQKCIRNSE